Proteins co-encoded in one Grus americana isolate bGruAme1 chromosome 12, bGruAme1.mat, whole genome shotgun sequence genomic window:
- the LOC129211832 gene encoding brain-specific homeobox/POU domain protein 3 encodes MMSMNSKQAFSMHPILHEPKYPHLHTSSEAIRRACLPAPQIQGNIFAGFDETLLRGAEALAAVDIVSQKTHPFKPDATYHTMSSVSCTPTSSSVHLHHPSVLTTHHPHHHHHQPSQGLDGELLDHLNSALPLGGVPGPDVGSTPSHPHSHMSAINHMAHHSQPMNMSHPHGLASHTVISGPETETDPRELESFAERFKQRRIKLGVTQADVGSALANLKIPGVGCLSQSTICRFESLTLSHNNMVALKPILEAWLEEAERAQREKMTKPEIYTGGDKKRKRTSIAAPEKRSLEAYFAVQPRPSSEKIAAIAEKLDLKKNVVRVWFCNQRQKQKRMKFSATY; translated from the exons ATGATGTCCATGAACAGCAAGCAGGCGTTCAGCATGCACCCCATCCTGCACGAGCCCAAGTACCCCCACCTGCACACCAGCTCCGAGGCCATCCGCagagcctgcctgcccgccccccAG ATCCAGGGTAACATTTTTGCGGGCTTTGATGAGACCTTGCTGCGGGGTGCTGAGGCTCTGGCCGCTGTGGATATAGTATCACAGAAAACCCACCCCTTCAAGCCGGATGCCACCTACCACACCATGAGCAGCGTGTCCTGCACTCCTACCTCGTCCTCCGTCCACCTGCACCACCCATCCGTGCTGACCACGCAccatccccaccaccaccaccaccagccctcCCAGGGCCTGGACGGCGAGCTCCTGGACCACCTCAACTCTGCTCTCCCGCTCGGAGGGGTGCCGGGCCCGGACGTGGGCTCCACACCTTCGCACCCTCACTCCCACATGTCGGCCATCAACCACATGGCCCACCACTCGCAGCCTATGAACATGTCCCACCCCCACGGCCTCGCTTCCCACACTGTCATCTCCGGCCCCGAGACGGAGACGGACCCCCGGGAGCTGGAGTCCTTTGCCGAGCGGTTCAAGCAGCGGAGGATCAAGCTGGGGGTGACCCAGGCGGACGTGGGCTCCGCGTTGGCCAACCTGAAGATCCCGGGGGTGGGCTGCCTTAGCCAAAGCACAATCTGCAGGTTTGAGTCCCTCACCTTGTCCCACAACAACATGGTGGCCCTCAAGCCCATCCTAGAAGCGTGGCTGGAGGAGGCCGAGCGGGCCCAGAGGGAGAAAATGACCAAACCTGAGATCTACACAGGGGGTGACAAGAAACGCAAGCGCACCTCCATCGCTGCCCCCGAAAAGCGGTCGCTGGAGGCCTATTTCGCCGTGCAGCCGCGGCCCTCCTCGGAGAAAATCGCCGCCATTGCCGAGAAGTTAGACTTGAAGAAGAACGTGGTGCGGGTCTGGTTTTGCAATCagagacagaagcagaaaaggatgaaattttCTGCCACCTACTGA